Below is a genomic region from Prolixibacteraceae bacterium.
CGTTGCGTAAGATGCCAAAGTTAGAGAGAGCATACCAAGCGATGCAGCGTCACTATAAGGTGCAGTCTGGTATATATGATTATCTATTAATGCAGCGTACTACTTCTCAGATTACCAAAGCTTCTAATCGAGCCAAAGGGAGTGTCGTGGAAGTTGCGCGTTTAGAGGCTTCTAGGCAAGTGGCGCCAAAGAAACCGTTACTGTTGCTTGTGTTTGTATTTTTGGGTGTCTCTATTCCTGTAGCACTTATTTTACTTCACTATTTTTTAGCCGATCGTATTCAAGATACGAAGCAAGTGGCGAGAGAAGTAGGAGATAATGATATTATTAAGGTGGGACATAGTCGTTGTGGCCCCAAGCCTGTGGTGTTTGATCCATTGTCTGTAGTATCGGAGCAGTTTTATCAGTTGCGTACCATGATGGAGGTGAAAAGATCGAATTATGATAAAGCTGCGGTCTATTTGGTGAGTTCAGCCAATGCCGGAGAGGGGAAGACTTTCGTCTCTGTAAATATGGCATTGACCTATGCCAAAAGAGGAGCGAAGGTGTTGCTTATTGGAACGGATTTGCGCAAGCCTCGATTACAGAACCTTTTGGATCACCAATCAGAATATGGCTTGATTGATTATCTGGAAGGAGTGGTTGATTTAGATCATTTTGATGTACAGCATAGTGAAGAGGGATTGGACCTATTTCTCTCTGGAAAATTAAAAGGGGCTAACCCCGCAGATCTATTGGCATGTACACGAATGCGTAAGCTTATGTTGCATTATCGTGATATATATGATGTAATTATACTAGATACGGCTCCTTTGGGGCTGGTTCCAGATACATTGGGCCTGTTGGATTACTGTGACCGTTTTCTTTTTGTGGTTCGCAAAGGGGTTACTCCAATGCACTACTTTAGCTCTGTTTGGCGGTATCTACAGGATCATAATAGATATCTGTCAGTGGATGTGGTACTCAATGATGTTCCTGGACCCACTTATTATCAGGAAGAAGAGGTTTCAAGGCGTACTTTGGGTTGGATCCGAAAGAGACGAAATAAGGTTATTAACAGTAGCGATGTTTATGTTAATTGATTGGTAGTCGGTCTCTTGGTGTGTTAAAAAACTCTGTTTTTTCTTGGTGAGACTGTGAATATTATATAATTTCGGTGTGCTTATCCGGAGTTTTGCCTTTGCTTGTTCTATTTAAAACATGGGATTGAGGAGGCGAAGCTGTAAAAGTTAACGATCTAAACTCAATATTAAAATTTGTATTTCAATTTTATTATTGGAATAAAAAAATAGTAACCCATGTGTTGTACCCGATTTTTAAACCGCGGACTGTATTTCCTTATTACGATGATGGCTTTGGCCTCTTGTACCTCCAAGAAGGAGTTGGTCTATCTGCAGTCCCCTAATAAAGAGACTGTCATGTCATCTGTAACTGCGCCTACCATCGCTCCTTATGAGATCCAAATAGGAGATCGTCTATATATCTCTGTTACTTCTATTGATCCAGAGACCAATGCGATTTTTAATGGGCAGAGCTATAATAGTTTAACCTCAGAAATTTCTGTGGATTTGGTGAGTTATCAAGTGCAAGAAAATGGCACGGTCACCTATCCTTTTGTTGGGGCAGTAAGTGTCGTCGGAAAACCACTCTCTATGGTGCAGCAGGAGTTGAAGGCGAAAGTGCAAAAGGTGGCACCACAGGCATCTGTGGTGGTGAAGTTGGTTAACCGCTCTATTACAGTATTGGGTGAGGTGAAACAGCCGGGACGTTATACGGTTTTTAAAGATCAGATGACGGTATTTGAAGCGTTAGGATTTGCAGGCGATATCACCGATTTTGGTTCGCGTACCAATGTCAAGATTATTAGAAAAAATGGAGACAAACAGAAAATATGGATCGTTGACTTGACGCAAGAAGAGCTACTTGCTAGTAGTGATTTGATTATACAGCCCAGTGATATTGTCTATGTCGAGCCAGGCAGCAAAGTCTATGGGAAGAAAACATTTAGTGTTAGTTTGATGATTAGCGTCATCTCTACTTTTATTGCGCTATATGCTACCTTTATAAAATAATCTATTATTCC
It encodes:
- a CDS encoding polysaccharide export protein; this encodes MCCTRFLNRGLYFLITMMALASCTSKKELVYLQSPNKETVMSSVTAPTIAPYEIQIGDRLYISVTSIDPETNAIFNGQSYNSLTSEISVDLVSYQVQENGTVTYPFVGAVSVVGKPLSMVQQELKAKVQKVAPQASVVVKLVNRSITVLGEVKQPGRYTVFKDQMTVFEALGFAGDITDFGSRTNVKIIRKNGDKQKIWIVDLTQEELLASSDLIIQPSDIVYVEPGSKVYGKKTFSVSLMISVISTFIALYATFIK